The Drosophila innubila isolate TH190305 chromosome 2R unlocalized genomic scaffold, UK_Dinn_1.0 1_C_2R, whole genome shotgun sequence DNA window CGAattgctgctggtgctgcccTCGCGTCGCTGCTGGGCAATAATGCGTGTGTACAGCTCCTCCGAGTCGAGTGGCAACAACAGATTGCTGACACCAACACGTCGCTTGGCCTGGCTGCGTTTtggctgatgttgttgttgttgtccctgTTCATTGTTGCTGGCTGTCTCCTGTGTTGCATTATGGCTGTTTTGGCTAGATTTACTGTAGCTCAGCATATTGGACAAGCGACGCATTTTGCTGCACTTGCTCGCCTGctccacagcagcaacagttgctggtgcaggtgcaacagcagcagcaacagcaagcgAAGCATTCAACATGTTGTCAGCGTTAATCTGTTGCTCATCCACATGGCTGACCACAAAacgtgttgttgctgttgttgctgctgatattgctgttgttgcaactggtTTGCAATCGTTGATTGCCTCCTCGCCGGCATCCAATTTCTCTCCTTGCAGGATGTCATAAATTGTGCCATATTTGTGCGTGACATGTGTGCCcaaatttgctgttgttgttgctgatgttgctgttgttgcatcctgttgtgtttgttgctgttgctttgccTGTTCTTGCTGCTTTTGACGTTCCCTTTCacgcttttgctgttgcttttgtattaTATCATAAATCACATCGTTTGATTTATGCATTTGTAcagacgttgttgttgttgttgttgctgctgttgtgtcGCGTTCTAAAATTGAGCTAAGACTTTTGCGCTGCCATTTGTCATTGCTGCCGCTGGTCAAAGAGTTGCTGCTCTGCGATGTTGTTGAGGATTTGCGATGCAATATCTCATAGATGGTGCCATAGGTCATATATTTGTCATACTTTTGATATGTCAACTGATAGATATCGTTCTTGCGCTGTATGATGTCATAGATGGTGCCATAGACCAGCTTATCATAGATCTTAAAATTGCGCTTATAGCTGGCACTTGAGCTGGAGCTGGCACCGCAGCAACTGTTGTTCCTGCCAGCCAATTTGGCATAAgcctgcaactgttgttgttgctgctgctgttgttgctgctccatTTCGGCTTTGCTCGTGTCCAATTCAAGCTCAGTCTTTTGCTCTTTCGTCGAGTTGCGACGCGGCAAAAAGTAGGAGGCAAAACTTTTGCGCTGTCGCGAATTCTGACGTTTAAGTggcgatgttgttgctgttgtcgctgttgttgctgtgggtGTGTCCAGCTGACATTCCATGACTGGATGCTCCACACTCCCAAGAGCGCCGCCATCAATTTCGCGCACCAATCGCTTAAACTCCTCATACGATGTGCGTCGCTTGTGCGCCTTTTCCCGCTGCTCCTTGGCCGCCAATTGATGATCGAGTATTTGCGATAGAAAATCGGAATTCTTGCGCATTGCTTCTGTGGTGgtaatgttgttattgttgttgttgttgctgacggCATTggcaaaagttgttgttgctgctgttgttgttagatCGTCGCCGGTATCCATTTcatctgttgttgtcgctgcaaACTCGTTTGCGCAATCCGGTTtgatattgttgctgtcattgttgttgttgttgttgttgctgcctgtgCTTGTGGTTTCTTGTTCTGATATTGAGGCGAGCGTTGTCATCACagtgttattgctgttgtttgtagttgttgttgcgtcaTCTGCCGCCAGCAATGgcaacgctgctgctgctgttgctgccacctcaacaacaactgctgctgctgttgctcccacatgttgctgctgctcctgcaaTGTGCCACAACGTCGTCGCGTCAAACGAGTTGCTGCCGCTTCCGTTTGTGTTGCTTCGGCAAACATGGCCTTAAACTCTTCATAGGATTTGCGACGATTTCGCGACTGCGTCAAACATTCCTTATAGTTGCGTCTGGCAATCTTCTCGccagtcgttgttgttgtcgttgttgctgttgctgctgctgccgccgctgccaAGGCATCCAATTTGTGCTGCATTTCCATAAAACCCGAGTCCATGGAACTGATTGTGCAGGTGGAATCAAAGCTTGTCTTGCGACTGGAATTATTGCTGCCCGGCGAATTGGGCTTGGGCGGTGTGGGGGGCGGGGTGGCCAGCAGCgatattaaattgcaattctCACTTACATCATTTGGAGCACACAGTAAATCCAAATGATTATCACAGTTGTTactagctgttgttgttgctgttgttgttgtgtttatgGCTAAGCTGGCATTTGGTTGATTATTAACATCATTATCattctcatcatcatcaaagCTGATAAGATCctcaacagttgctgctgttgttgttggttcttCAGGCACCGCAGCTAAcatgtcgttgttgttagtgttgttgctgctgttggcgcttgttgttgtttcagtcTTTTCAACGTTCGCGTCACGCTTTTTACTCACAATCGCATAGATCGGCAGCGTTGATGATGTTGACAGTGCCGCTGTCACCGACAAACTGGCCGACTCAATGCTAAAGCTCGCTGTAGTCGCTGTCGTTGacgtggttgttgttgtcgctgttgctgttgctgttgttgttgctggcgggGGCAGCGCTGTAGTACACGCGCCACTGAGTGGATTGTGACTGCTGCGATTATGAAAGATTTTCACACTGTGCATGGGTAATTTgctgtgatgatgatgacgattgTTGCTGACGCGATTACGTGCAATTCCCATTGATACAGTGGCATGCTGCTTGTGacgttgccgctgctgttgctggcgtcTGGCATATTTGCTGGCTATGTTGCTAACAGGATCATCGCTGCTTATAACGGGTTCATTGACCTGTTGCTGTGgctcattgttgctgttgctgctgttgttgcaatgtCGCAGAAAGCGTTGCAAGCGTCGATTGGCGCTGGCACAAGTGCCGCCATGTCCAGCACGCTGTTCATTCATGCACTTGGCACAGCACAGAAACTCATAAAGTATCTCACTATCCGCTTGTTCCTCCTCCTCATCCGCCTGCCGATTGCTCTCAGCCTCCTCCACATCAGCCAGTGAGCTGGGCGGCGTAAATGTTGAATATTTGGGCTCCAAAAGGAATTCCAATTGTGCTGCTGCAGCGGCAATTGCTGCTGGCGTGCAGGAattgcttgttgctgttgtcgctgctgctgttgttgtcgctgttgttgctgtcgttgctgctgctgttgttgctgccttgttgttgctcaccggcattaatatatatgtgttcttggtacttttgttgctgttatccAAATGCGCATCATTTTTGACCGTCTCCTTGCCAGCATTGGCCAGTATCGAACTCTCAATGCTTAATCCGCTGTCCAGCAGCATAAATGTGCCATCCGAGGGCAGTATGAGACGTCCCTCGGCCGCTGCATTGACCAGTTCACGCAATGCATTTACCTGCTTCTCAGTCACATTACCCTGCAGCTGAATTCCATGCAGGGCAAAGGCGGTCGGCTTATTGTTCACCGAATTGGGATCGGTGCACCACACCACTGGCATGGTGGTCATCTTGGTTTACACGCTACACCACAGGTCAATGTTCTCCCTTTTTTTGTTAAGAGATTCTTTTCGCTTATTATATatgttctttttcttcttttcccTCTTTAAGTTTATCTTCGTTTGCTTCTATTAATCGCCAATTGTCTCTCGGCCTGGAGAGACGATAAGCGAACGGGCAACAAAAACTGTTAGAAGAGAACATAAAGCATTTCAGtatttgaaatcattttttttttttactctggCGCTGgaattgaactttttttatacattttctttaaCTGTTTCGTgtgcttttatttgtattattttttttaaaactcattttgtttaaaatctaAAGTACTACcaattattctaaaaaaaaacatatgttaaaattaaaattgcccTAATAAAAAATCCTAGAATGAGTTTACAtcaacaaaaagttaaaaattatttttaattcgtttCAAAATTATTAGCTATAGCTCATGCTCAATATACCCGCCGCTGTAGTGCAGGGTATTTTCGAGTAAGCAGCTTAATTGCAAAGTGCAGGGCTAATCTGTTGATTTATTGGCTCATTTTCTGGCTCAAAAAACTGGCGATAAGTCAAGCAAACGAGTAGTTAATGCAATTCACACGTGCCGAAATCTCTTAAATCTGTTTCGATTTCATTTGACATTATTTTGATGGTTTTTGCAACATTTCTgtctaaattgttttttttttcccattttcattttacaccCGCTGTAAATACAATTCAATTCCTACATGGCGACAACCTTGATTTGttcaatcaacaacaacaaaaagatataaaaaaaaaaacaattgcagtgaatgcaaaaatacatttcacagcgtacaataaaaatacattttttttttctctgtattttgtttttctcagtttttttttggcgtaaacttaaaacaaaattcaaatgattCGATCGTGTGCACGCCATTCAAAATGATGGCACTATGTCCAATTTTGAATGTTTTATGGGATTTGCATGTGATGGAATTGGGAGTGCTATTAAATGAGTcggtgttttgtttttttatactggGAATAAAAAAGTGCAATATTCATGCAAAtagaattttaagaaaattgagTCACAGAGCACAGTTTGAAATTGTCAAATAACATTTGAAAACGCAACAGCTAATGTAAGATAACATAAATGTTATGAAAATGTTAGCAAATAACACAAAAGCTGCTATTAAACGCTGTTCCATGATACTAAGCAAATATAATGTTAATCCCCAGCATATTCATCATATATTTTGggaattttttctttgttcgCTTAAGaagtttttattgaattattatttttttttaaataaatgatatatagTGCTCAttttgggcaaaaaaaaagcgttCTTTATTCTAAACGCCTCAGGGAACTGTTCTTCAGCAAAGCTTTCTGAGTATTTGCAGATTATAAAGCTTGAAAGACCTTCAACGTGATTTGGCAAATTGGTTCCTAAGAATTGAATTCTTTAGAAAATGAGTTCATCAAAAtgtataattgaataatattcatattgcAATAAATCGAATTGTTAGTTTCGGCAATTAGTTAAGATAAAAGTGAACCACAGAATGGAGggggcaaattaaaaatgaaggGAGTTTAATGGTGCCAGTTGAAAGATGTCACAGACTCATGGAGAGTCTTGTTTgtctgattgttgttgttgatttcgAACAACTTGACGTATGCTGAAGTATCAGCTGGGCAAACAAGTTTTAAGAGTGAGTTTGTGATTCTTGTCGGAGATTTATGAGTGACAATTTATggtgaatatatatatactcgtatatttattaaattttttgttaattgcaCGATTTGAGCAGATTGAGGGCAGTTTGAGCTTGAAATTATTGGTAACAATTATGACAGAGGCGCAACGTTAATTCGGCCAATAACCAGATAGCTATGGTCAAGTGAAATAAGCCAACAACAAGCCAACTTTGAAGGTGGCTTCATTAGCTGACCATTGAACTTTTTATGCCATGTAAGTGCATAAGAGTGAGTAcgcacatatgcatatatgagtgtgtgtatgtaaataaGTGTATGTGACTTCAAGGCTGCATTGCcgcaaatggaaatggaaacaaCTTGGACTTGGCAGCAGTCGCAGAGCAGTTCAAGTTTACggtgactgactgactgactgactaactgacaaCTTGCcgacaaagcaaacaaacaaacgtgGGGAGGGGGGAACAAGGCAATGATAGACTGGGCAGGAGAGAGCTGAAGCGAGGGGATTGTCAACCACTTGAGACAAAGCGAATTTACAGAGAGCAAAGAGAGAACCCACAGGAAGCTAAGCAATACATGCATTGAAGTGGACATCCTGGAGACAGACTGGAGACAAATGGCTTTAGCTTTACATCTAtccatcttcttcttcttctatattttttcattgccAACATCTGCACAGACAATACAGAACGGAGGCtggtcataaaaaaaaaacaacaacaactgagcgACACAATATTaccaacatcagcatcagcaaatGTCAATGTCAGGCCATAAAGAAACCGAAAACAGCAaacaatattaagaaaataaaatataaaatacgagtaataaaaaattaaataaacagaaaCTGCATCAAGGcgtcacatttatttttttgcttttttatttaataatttaagagtCAACTGGAATTTATTATCAGCCAATTGATAAGCGCAAAGTTATGAGTCATTTGGTGTTTAACAAAGATCGCTAAAATCAAAGTCCAACTTTAAATGGCAAGATCAACTACAGATCAATCACAACAAATCGTTTTTACACTTCCAACGCAGCTGGAAAAACCCTGTTATTACTCATACAACAGATTACATGAATGCATagtaaaaatgattaaataatttgatgaaattaattgtaaaagttCTACTTCATTGTGGATTATCCAATTCGAAAGCGATATTTCATTCCGTTAAGTCCATTAGTCATGTTTCTGGTACATCTTGATCTTATGAtcattaaaatgattaatattCTGATCCCTTTTCAaagttattcaatttttagccATTCTAAAAGCTGCACTTCATTAGCATAAACAGCCATCAGTTAAGACATATTCAAGCATGAAAGttgtttcaattaaatgtgaaaatacCAGGGAACAATAACGGAATCGTTAACCGAACCtaaccaacttccaactgtcataacttgatcaaaactgaacagattttcaagcggaatgtcattttgatcatggtttggcctctaaatacattctgcatttaaattttttgcatttagaaaatttaattattttcgaccaagattcgattttaatggtaagggtcccccctttgaaattttgaaaattcaaaattttaaatctcaagttttcactttaaatcaactccttatatcgtatttagtataaaacaacactttaaacttgattctgagaactttcattttcttgtaaaaaatcatggcaaattggacaaaaattttgacttgtaaagttaccaGATCCAAAggctgaccaacttcaaactgtcataacttcatcaaaaatcagccgattttcaagcggaatgtcattttgatcatcattTGACATCtacatttattctgcattcaaatttgtatcatctagaaaatttgatatttttggatTCTAAGctatctatcatccaattttccatacatgtcatttttgtcattttttcaaaaattttgatctttcataactttgctaaaacttaaccgattttcaagcggaataccattttgattataaattggcttctaaatttattctgcattcaaattttattaattttaattaaataatttttttctatggttgacaaataaaatatttaatctaaaGTATTAACTTTTACTTAACTTCGTATGTCAtagttagtataaaacaacacttaaacaacttaaaatatttcaaaattgatttgttgaaCCGAAAggataaaactgaaataaaaccttttaccgaaatagttgtttcgggacgtaccggaacaaAAACCCGGAAtctatatttgtttatgttttattctctgaaaaatacatttattattgctTTTCAAATCAGGCAAAGATGAGATAAATTGGGATAATTATGATTTATGAAGTTAATGCATTTGTATATCAGTTTAGAATACTTTCAATGAAATATATCGATAACAGAGCATCAATTTCGCTTattttgtttccaatttgaGAAACAGCGAATGAGAAAATATCAATAACTAATGATCAAAGGTATgcatattattcaaattatctatatatatacatatatatatatatatatacatgctgTTGTCACGAGTTTagccatttaaatttttggcttCTGTTTTATTTAGAACAACAGAGAATGAGAAATAATTGATAACTAATGAAATtgtgatatatgtatgtgtatacaaATTACTCGATTTAggagtgtatatatttaatacatttagaaaacaaaacagctgcggcattatattattattaagcaCGCACAAACCTGTCAAACCAGATCCCAGACGAAAGTCTGTGTGCCGCGATAAGACAAAGTGTgtacatatttcttttatatatttattagctgGATTTGATGACAAGAACAAGTCAAACGCTGTTTTTTTCATtccctattttttttatatgagaaCTCGTAGGAATGCACTTTGGGTACAATAAATGTGCATACCGTTAGCAGAAGgcaacaatgaaaatgaaaagtaaaaaacaaattaatacaCAAAAAAGCACGATTTGGAAGGCTATACACAGTTAAGTTAATCATTCGCGTTGTGAGTATGCAAAATGTCCGTTAATAGATGTTCACTAAACAATTTGTTTCTAGGTTTTCATGTTCATTTTCGATTTGTTGCATTGACAATGGCTAAATGGCTATTGGAATGCCAAAAGCTTTGGCATTAGAACCAACAAGGTTAATTCAGAAGGCCTTAAGGGTCTCCCCCTTTCCCCCTTTCCAACGCTCAATAAGAGCGACACTCGCAACTCCACAGTGTCTCTGAGACAGTCTTCGGGTCTTGAGACTGACCTATGCTAACCGAATCCAAAATTCGTTACAAAACCATTGAGTCCAGTGTGTGGGTGTTGGGGGACTTAAAGCGCGTGCCAAGAAAACTGAACAAGACCAACATAATAGCCACTATAATGAGCCAGGCCAACGAGTGGAGCctattgttgctgtagttgttgttgtttttgtgatttgttgctgccgctcAAAGGTAACAATTGCACTCAAAAGTACTACGACCCAATTTGAAccggtttgtttttttggttttggtttttttttgtttcttgtttcttctttgGCCTTTTTGCTCATTGTCTTGTGTGAGCCAAGTCAAATGccgtttgttgttggttggcAACATTGTTGCCAATCATTTGTTGCTAAGCAAATTATGAAACCAAACAACGAGCAACGAACTGCAAAACATAAATCGTTGCCACTAAAAACACAACGCCCCTGACACGCCCCATTCAAATCAATATCAATCAACAAATTTCCAGATACATTCGAACTAAACTTTAAGTTACTGgtacacatatatactttCTCTACTGTATTTGACTTTGTACCAACATCAAGTTGAAGTCCATTTATGtgcaaattaatataaagcttaaggtttaaaaataataaaaaaaaaaatacgcgtTGGCAAAAACTGTTCACAAAAAACATAGGCAAAAACCGAAATGAGCTTGGCTTTGATTTGGGTCATTGCACAATGGTAACGAGAGCGTCGACTAAATTTAGTAGCACCAAATAACTTAAACCGTGCGAGACGAGTTCAGCAGCCCCGAAACCGAGctatgatgatgctgctgtgTGCACACCCAAAaaccaaatataaatacattttttggtagagaaacaaaaagcatcaacagcagacACTGACGACCATTTTGGGCAGACTCGGATGTAATTATTGCAAATGGCTTGGAAACCGTTTCAGCTAGCTTttaaaaagatgaaaaaacaAAGGagaccaaaagaaaaaaaaaacgaaagctACACAAAACTGAAGCCTAAAGTATGGAATAAAAGTGAAGCTCCTTCGACAACCAGTTTGAATAGTGTTGAAGCATGAAATaccccaaaaaataaaaaagataaagaagaggaaaaaatatatatatttattggtaTTGAATTCCAAGAAAAAAGCGTCATTGTGGGAAATTTCCACGACGCATAAAACCAATGAAGCAGCGCCAACAACTTCctcaaaaaacacattttctaTAACTTGGAAACCTTGTCTCTAAAGCTTCAGTTATAAGTTATAAGTGTCAAAAGTTGACTTTAACCTAGAATGTTTTTACCACTTAATATTGCTTAGTCAGagcaattgtttttattttttacagaacttatttaaagtgtatattgtataaattgattgtaactgaactgaaataataacttcttgttcgatttaaaatgaaagcaagacaaaacaacagcttttgttttgtcaacATAATAATGGCTGAAAAACTCatatgcattaaattaaacgcTGTTAACAGATAAAACTGCTACAAAATGTCAACAGCCAACAAAACAATTGAACTGTTTTTCCCcctttgtgtttttttgtattttttgtatcttttcaaGTCTTAAGTCTGCGCCCTTTGagttaaaagcaattttcatttgttttcaagtaaaatatatgtatttagatATGGCgtgtatgtgcatatgtatctgtatctttatcgTT harbors:
- the LOC117785826 gene encoding pneumococcal serine-rich repeat protein isoform X2, yielding MTTMPVVWCTDPNSVNNKPTAFALHGIQLQGNVTEKQVNALRELVNAAAEGRLILPSDGTFMLLDSGLSIESSILANAGKETVKNDAHLDNSNKSTKNTYILMPVSNNKAATTAAATTATTATTTAAATTATSNSCTPAAIAAAAAQLEFLLEPKYSTFTPPSSLADVEEAESNRQADEEEEQADSEILYEFLCCAKCMNEQRAGHGGTCASANRRLQRFLRHCNNSSNSNNEPQQQVNEPVISSDDPVSNIASKYARRQQQQRQRHKQHATVSMGIARNRVSNNRHHHHSKLPMHSVKIFHNRSSHNPLSGACTTALPPPATTTATATATTTTTSTTATTASFSIESASLSVTAALSTSSTLPIYAIVSKKRDANVEKTETTTSANSSNNTNNNDMLAAVPEEPTTTAATVEDLISFDDDENDNDVNNQPNASLAINTTTTATTTASNNCDNHLDLLCAPNDVSENCNLISLLATPPPTPPKPNSPGSNNSSRKTSFDSTCTISSMDSGFMEMQHKLDALAAAAAAATATTTTTTTGEKIARRNYKECLTQSRNRRKSYEEFKAMFAEATQTEAAATRLTRRRCGTLQEQQQHVGATAAAVVVEVAATAAAALPLLAADDATTTTNNSNNTVMTTLASISEQETTSTGSNNNNNNNDSNNIKPDCANEFAATTTDEMDTGDDLTTTAATTTFANAVSNNNNNNNITTTEAMRKNSDFLSQILDHQLAAKEQREKAHKRRTSYEEFKRLVREIDGGALGSVEHPVMECQLDTPTATTATTATTSPLKRQNSRQRKSFASYFLPRRNSTKEQKTELELDTSKAEMEQQQQQQQQQQLQAYAKLAGRNNSCCGASSSSSASYKRNFKIYDKLVYGTIYDIIQRKNDIYQLTYQKYDKYMTYGTIYEILHRKSSTTSQSSNSLTSGSNDKWQRKSLSSILERDTTAATTTTTTSVQMHKSNDVIYDIIQKQQQKRERERQKQQEQAKQQQQTQQDATTATSATTTANLGTHVTHKYGTIYDILQGEKLDAGEEAINDCKPVATTAISAATTATTRFVVSHVDEQQINADNMLNASLAVAAAVAPAPATVAAVEQASKCSKMRRLSNMLSYSKSSQNSHNATQETASNNEQGQQQQHQPKRSQAKRRVGVSNLLLPLDSEELYTRIIAQQRREGSTSSNSSSDADSQHLALMKSNSLDAISMSVAISPPTTPSPPRPRRSLKQHKCLQQQQQQSQQQQQLLPPLMKKHSLDNCLAPKQPQRRWSNQTILKCTCQALEEPLARPSSHCTCPTPTPATTVAAAVAANALSVIEKSRSLPAACSHTCVNLIAAVAGCDAAATPIVKSNTKPTTATTAATSTTTTTTGKKGKSRRLSEFTRGEFLNEKSWYFRKIKRIEAEKKLLLPENEHGAFLIRDSESRHNDYSLSVRDGDTVKHYRIRQLDEGGFFIARRTTFRTLQELVEHYSKDSDGLCVNLCKPCVQIEKPVTEGLSHRTRDQWEIDRTSLKFQRKLGSGQFGDVWEGLWNNTTPVAIKTLKSGTMDPKDFLAEAQIMKKLRHTKLIQLYAVCTVEEPIYIITELMKHGSLLEYLQGKGRSIKMQTLIDMAAQIAAGMAYLESQNYIHRDLAARNVLVGDGNIVKIADFGLARLIKEDEYEARVGARFPIKWTAPEAANYSKFSIKSDVWSFGILLTELVTYGRIPYPGMTNAEVLTQVEHGYRMPMPPNCEQRLYEIMLECWHKDPMRRPTFETLQWKLEDFYTSDQSDYKEAQAY
- the LOC117785826 gene encoding pneumococcal serine-rich repeat protein isoform X1 yields the protein MTTMPVVWCTDPNSVNNKPTAFALHGIQLQGNVTEKQVNALRELVNAAAEGRLILPSDGTFMLLDSGLSIESSILANAGKETVKNDAHLDNSNKSTKNTYILMPVSNNKAATTAAATTATTATTTAAATTATSNSCTPAAIAAAAAQLEFLLEPKYSTFTPPSSLADVEEAESNRQADEEEEQADSEILYEFLCCAKCMNEQRAGHGGTCASANRRLQRFLRHCNNSSNSNNEPQQQVNEPVISSDDPVSNIASKYARRQQQQRQRHKQHATVSMGIARNRVSNNRHHHHSKLPMHSVKIFHNRSSHNPLSGACTTALPPPATTTATATATTTTTSTTATTASFSIESASLSVTAALSTSSTLPIYAIVSKKRDANVEKTETTTSANSSNNTNNNDMLAAVPEEPTTTAATVEDLISFDDDENDNDVNNQPNASLAINTTTTATTTASNNCDNHLDLLCAPNDVSENCNLISLLATPPPTPPKPNSPGSNNSSRKTSFDSTCTISSMDSGFMEMQHKLDALAAAAAAATATTTTTTTGEKIARRNYKECLTQSRNRRKSYEEFKAMFAEATQTEAAATRLTRRRCGTLQEQQQHVGATAAAVVVEVAATAAAALPLLAADDATTTTNNSNNTVMTTLASISEQETTSTGSNNNNNNNDSNNIKPDCANEFAATTTDEMDTGDDLTTTAATTTFANAVSNNNNNNNITTTEAMRKNSDFLSQILDHQLAAKEQREKAHKRRTSYEEFKRLVREIDGGALGSVEHPVMECQLDTPTATTATTATTSPLKRQNSRQRKSFASYFLPRRNSTKEQKTELELDTSKAEMEQQQQQQQQQQLQAYAKLAGRNNSCCGASSSSSASYKRNFKIYDKLVYGTIYDIIQRKNDIYQLTYQKYDKYMTYGTIYEILHRKSSTTSQSSNSLTSGSNDKWQRKSLSSILERDTTAATTTTTTSVQMHKSNDVIYDIIQKQQQKRERERQKQQEQAKQQQQTQQDATTATSATTTANLGTHVTHKYGTIYDILQGEKLDAGEEAINDCKPVATTAISAATTATTRFVVSHVDEQQINADNMLNASLAVAAAVAPAPATVAAVEQASKCSKMRRLSNMLSYSKSSQNSHNATQETASNNEQGQQQQHQPKRSQAKRRVGVSNLLLPLDSEELYTRIIAQQRREGSTSSNSSSDADSQHLALMKSNSLDAISMSVAISPPTTPSPPRPRRSLKQHKCLQQQQQQSQQQQQLLPPLMKKHSLDNCLAPKQPQRRWSNQTILKCTCQALEEPLARPSSHCTCPTPTPATTVAAAVAANALSVIEKSRSLPAACSHTCVNLIAAVAGCDAAATPIVKSNTKPTTATTAATSTTTTTTGKKGKSRRLSEFTRGEFLNEKSWYFRKIKRIEAEKKLLLPENEHGAFLIRDSESRHNDYSLSVRDGDTVKHYRIRQLDEGGFFIARRTTFRTLQELVEHYSKDSDGLCVNLCKPCVQIEKPVTEGLSHRTRDQWEIDRTSLKFQRKLGSGQFGDVWEGLWNNTTPVAIKTLKSGTMDPKDFLAEAQIMKKLRHTKLIQLYAVCTVEEPIYIITELMKHGSLLEYLQAIAGKGRSIKMQTLIDMAAQIAAGMAYLESQNYIHRDLAARNVLVGDGNIVKIADFGLARLIKEDEYEARVGARFPIKWTAPEAANYSKFSIKSDVWSFGILLTELVTYGRIPYPGMTNAEVLTQVEHGYRMPMPPNCEQRLYEIMLECWHKDPMRRPTFETLQWKLEDFYTSDQSDYKEAQAY
- the LOC117785826 gene encoding pneumococcal serine-rich repeat protein isoform X3 gives rise to the protein MTTMPVVWCTDPNSVNNKPTAFALHGIQLQGNVTEKQVNALRELVNAAAEGRLILPSDGTFMLLDSGLSIESSILANAGKETVKNDAHLDNSNKSTKNTYILMPVSNNKAATTAAATTATTATTTAAATTATSNSCTPAAIAAAAAQLEFLLEPKYSTFTPPSSLADVEEAESNRQADEEEEQADSEILYEFLCCAKCMNEQRAGHGGTCASANRRLQRFLRHCNNSSNSNNEPQQQVNEPVISSDDPVSNIASKYARRQQQQRQRHKQHATVSMGIARNRVSNNRHHHHSKLPMHSVKIFHNRSSHNPLSGACTTALPPPATTTATATATTTTTSTTATTASFSIESASLSVTAALSTSSTLPIYAIVSKKRDANVEKTETTTSANSSNNTNNNDMLAAVPEEPTTTAATVEDLISFDDDENDNDVNNQPNASLAINTTTTATTTASNNCDNHLDLLCAPNDVSENCNLISLLATPPPTPPKPNSPGSNNSSRKTSFDSTCTISSMDSGFMEMQHKLDALAAAAAAATATTTTTTTGEKIARRNYKECLTQSRNRRKSYEEFKAMFAEATQTEAAATRLTRRRCGTLQEQQQHVGATAAAVVVEVAATAAAALPLLAADDATTTTNNSNNTVMTTLASISEQETTSTGSNNNNNNNDSNNIKPDCANEFAATTTDEMDTGDDLTTTAATTTFANAVSNNNNNNNITTTEAMRKNSDFLSQILDHQLAAKEQREKAHKRRTSYEEFKRLVREIDGGALGSVEHPVMECQLDTPTATTATTATTSPLKRQNSRQRKSFASYFLPRRNSTKEQKTELELDTSKAEMEQQQQQQQQQQLQAYAKLAGRNNSCCGASSSSSASYKRNFKIYDKLVYGTIYDIIQRKNDIYQLTYQKYDKYMTYGTIYEILHRKSSTTSQSSNSLTSGSNDKWQRKSLSSILERDTTAATTTTTTSVQMHKSNDVIYDIIQKQQQKRERERQKQQEQAKQQQQTQQDATTATSATTTANLGTHVTHKYGTIYDILQGEKLDAGEEAINDCKPVATTAISAATTATTRFVVSHVDEQQINADNMLNASLAVAAAVAPAPATVAAVEQASKCSKMRRLSNMLSYSKSSQNSHNATQETASNNEQGQQQQHQPKRSQAKRRVGVSNLLLPLDSEELYTRIIAQQRREGSTSSNSSSDADSQHLALMKSNSLDAISMSVAISPPTTPSPPRPRRSLKQHKCLQQQQQQSQQQQQLLPPLMKKHSLDNCLAPKQPQRRWSNQTILKCTCQALEEPLARPSSHCTCPTPTPATTVAAAVAANALSVIEKSRSLPAACSHTCVNLIAAVAGCDAAATPIVKSNTKPTTATTAATSTTTTTTGKKGKSRRLSEFTRGEFLNEKS